A portion of the Micromonospora vinacea genome contains these proteins:
- a CDS encoding GNAT family N-acetyltransferase, whose translation MSLRFVLDPDLTPQLRAEIVDLWVDVSNAGGAVGFVPPVTAADVHVTADPTFAGIADGPDRLLVGYSGDRLAAMLIFGDNRFPLKAHWCVVKRVMVRPDTQGTGYGSALMVEAARLGRAFGYEALHVTVRDGLGLDKFYGRLGYREIGRLPGALRVAPDDDRDEILMWFDLTVAD comes from the coding sequence GTGAGTCTGCGCTTCGTCCTCGACCCCGACCTGACCCCGCAGCTGCGTGCCGAGATCGTCGACCTCTGGGTGGACGTCAGCAACGCAGGCGGCGCTGTCGGTTTCGTGCCTCCGGTCACCGCCGCCGATGTGCACGTCACCGCCGATCCGACCTTCGCCGGTATCGCCGACGGACCGGACCGCCTGCTCGTCGGCTACTCCGGGGACCGACTGGCGGCCATGTTGATCTTCGGTGACAACCGGTTCCCACTCAAGGCGCACTGGTGTGTGGTGAAGCGGGTGATGGTCCGTCCAGACACCCAGGGCACCGGCTACGGCTCGGCGCTGATGGTGGAGGCCGCCCGGCTCGGCAGGGCGTTCGGTTACGAGGCGCTGCACGTCACGGTGCGCGACGGCCTGGGGTTGGACAAGTTCTACGGTCGCCTCGGGTACCGGGAGATCGGCCGACTGCCGGGCGCGTTGCGGGTGGCCCCCGATGACGACCGGGACGAGATTCTGATGTGGTTCGATCTGACGGTGGCCGACTGA
- a CDS encoding expansin EXLX1 family cellulose-binding protein — protein MTDGSAVDINIDLDHPPEDRPAPPSGAKPWLIATGVTVLAATLGLTLTLRSGSTPACAAGRTLAAAPPTGNATHSGKATFYDSKGAGGNCSNPAAPANRLYVALGPTEYSAGAACGGFLDVVGPKGTVRVLIMDQCPECEPGHLDLSREAFARIADPVQGLVPVTYRAVVNPPLPGPLTFRIKEGASQWWFAVRVGNHGNPLRSVEVRQGDSDPWQSAARQDYNYWLIASGAGPGPFTIRVTDVYGNRATVGGIRMAPGKVQNSTVRMYTPGGGAGTRRSSASTRPPSNRPAVTPTPTRRPVEVARTSPPATDPPTTSSARANARWCAG, from the coding sequence GTGACGGACGGAAGCGCTGTCGACATCAACATCGACCTGGACCACCCTCCAGAGGACCGGCCCGCGCCGCCGTCCGGCGCGAAGCCCTGGCTGATCGCCACCGGCGTCACAGTCCTCGCGGCGACGCTGGGGCTCACCCTCACCCTGCGCTCCGGCTCCACCCCGGCCTGCGCCGCCGGCCGGACGCTCGCCGCCGCCCCGCCCACCGGCAACGCCACACACAGCGGCAAGGCCACCTTCTACGACTCCAAGGGCGCCGGCGGCAACTGCTCCAACCCGGCGGCCCCGGCCAACCGGCTCTACGTCGCGCTCGGTCCGACGGAATACTCCGCCGGTGCCGCCTGCGGCGGATTCCTCGACGTCGTCGGCCCGAAGGGCACCGTCCGGGTGCTCATCATGGACCAGTGCCCGGAGTGCGAGCCTGGCCACCTCGACCTGTCCCGCGAGGCGTTCGCCCGGATCGCCGACCCGGTCCAGGGCCTCGTGCCGGTCACCTACCGTGCTGTGGTCAACCCGCCGCTGCCCGGACCACTCACCTTCCGGATCAAGGAGGGCGCGTCGCAGTGGTGGTTCGCCGTGCGCGTCGGCAACCACGGCAACCCGCTGCGGTCCGTCGAGGTCCGGCAGGGTGACAGCGACCCCTGGCAGTCGGCCGCCCGGCAGGACTACAACTACTGGCTGATCGCCTCCGGCGCCGGGCCGGGCCCGTTCACCATCCGGGTCACCGACGTGTACGGCAACCGGGCCACCGTCGGCGGCATTCGGATGGCACCGGGCAAGGTGCAGAACAGCACGGTCCGGATGTACACACCGGGCGGCGGGGCGGGCACTCGGCGTTCGTCCGCGTCGACCCGGCCACCGAGCAACCGACCCGCCGTCACGCCGACGCCGACCCGTCGCCCGGTCGAGGTGGCCCGGACGAGCCCGCCGGCCACCGACCCGCCGACCACCAGCTCGGCCCGGGCGAACGCCCGGTGGTGCGCGGGCTGA